The Streptomyces sp. NBC_01689 genome includes a window with the following:
- a CDS encoding LLM class F420-dependent oxidoreductase, producing MQLGINLGYWGAGMDADNLAVAQEADRLGYAVCWAAEAYGSDAATVLSWVAAQTERIDVGSAIFQIPARQPAMTAMTAATLDSLSGGRFRLGLGVSGPQVSEGWYGVKFDKPLARTREYVEIVRKAMTRERLSYEGEHWTLPLPGGPGKPIKLTVHPEREHIPLYVAAIGPKNLEQTGEIADGALLIFPSAEHLEATAITYLRAGREKAGLTMEGFDVCPTLPLAVGADKDVTALADMFRPYTALYVGGMGSRKQNFYNQLAQRMGYEKEAAEIQDKYLSGDKEGAAAAVPHTLIDQTTLLGTVDRIADRMQAYAAAGVTTLTLAPAGFTLEDRIASLRAGSDALERAGLA from the coding sequence ATGCAGCTCGGGATCAACCTCGGCTACTGGGGTGCCGGAATGGACGCGGACAATCTGGCCGTCGCCCAGGAGGCCGACCGGCTCGGATACGCCGTCTGCTGGGCCGCCGAGGCCTACGGCTCCGACGCGGCGACCGTGCTCAGCTGGGTCGCCGCGCAGACCGAGCGCATCGACGTCGGCTCGGCGATCTTCCAGATCCCGGCCCGCCAGCCCGCCATGACCGCGATGACCGCCGCCACCCTCGACTCGCTCTCCGGCGGCCGTTTCCGCCTCGGCCTCGGTGTGTCCGGTCCGCAGGTCTCGGAGGGCTGGTACGGCGTCAAGTTCGACAAGCCGCTGGCCCGGACCCGCGAGTACGTGGAGATCGTACGGAAGGCGATGACCCGCGAGCGGCTCTCCTACGAGGGCGAGCACTGGACGCTGCCGCTGCCGGGCGGCCCGGGCAAGCCGATCAAGCTGACCGTCCACCCCGAGCGCGAGCACATCCCGCTCTACGTCGCCGCGATCGGTCCGAAGAACCTGGAGCAGACCGGTGAGATCGCCGACGGCGCGCTGCTGATCTTCCCCTCGGCCGAGCACCTGGAGGCCACCGCGATCACGTACCTGCGCGCGGGCCGGGAGAAGGCCGGGCTGACGATGGAGGGCTTCGACGTCTGCCCGACGCTGCCGCTCGCCGTCGGCGCCGACAAGGACGTGACCGCGCTCGCCGACATGTTCCGCCCCTACACCGCGCTGTACGTCGGCGGGATGGGCAGCCGCAAGCAGAACTTCTACAACCAGCTCGCCCAGCGCATGGGGTACGAGAAGGAGGCCGCCGAGATCCAGGACAAGTACCTGTCCGGCGACAAGGAGGGCGCCGCCGCCGCCGTCCCGCACACGCTGATCGACCAGACCACGCTGCTCGGCACCGTCGACCGCATCGCGGACCGCATGCAGGCCTACGCGGCGGCCGGCGTCACGACGCTCACCCTGGCGCCCGCGGGCTTCACGCTGGAGGACCGCATCGCCTCGCTCCGCGCCGGCTCCGACGCCCTGGAGCGCGCCGGTCTGGCGTAA
- a CDS encoding ferritin-like domain-containing protein yields MLSAKSLFQEILDNDESFRLFCSIAASGESQGGWENGRIAALVPPDERALAPKIARHGADEDKHGRIFNALMRKRGLAPVAVPADTDYTMLLERRGIGLAHEKLRGERPLGVRDIVTYLAHSRVTEQRASEQMDLLRRHFADHPELGRAVRMISDDEDGHLAYCHEELLRFAFAGHGRAIQGTLRACALAEIRVYRDVSLAVTAHMGRILGWPRAKAATLTAGIHAVYAYERAGGWRRMVSLRMPERRDALGGPPTTAHEFA; encoded by the coding sequence ATGCTTTCGGCCAAGAGTCTGTTCCAGGAGATCCTCGACAACGACGAGTCGTTCCGGCTCTTCTGCTCCATCGCGGCCAGCGGGGAGTCACAGGGCGGCTGGGAGAACGGACGCATCGCCGCGCTCGTCCCCCCGGACGAGCGCGCCCTCGCGCCGAAGATCGCCCGGCACGGCGCCGACGAGGACAAGCACGGGCGGATCTTCAACGCCCTGATGCGGAAGCGGGGACTCGCCCCGGTCGCCGTCCCGGCGGACACGGACTACACGATGCTCCTCGAACGCCGGGGCATCGGTCTCGCCCACGAGAAGCTCCGGGGCGAGCGGCCGCTCGGCGTGCGGGACATCGTCACCTATCTCGCCCACAGCAGGGTCACCGAACAGCGGGCCTCCGAGCAGATGGACCTGTTGCGCAGGCACTTCGCGGACCATCCCGAGCTGGGCCGTGCCGTCCGGATGATCTCCGACGACGAGGACGGCCACCTCGCCTACTGCCACGAGGAGCTGCTGCGCTTCGCCTTCGCCGGGCACGGCCGCGCCATCCAGGGGACCCTGCGGGCCTGCGCACTCGCCGAGATCCGCGTCTACCGCGACGTCAGTCTCGCGGTGACGGCCCACATGGGGCGTATCCTCGGCTGGCCGCGGGCCAAGGCGGCCACGCTCACCGCGGGCATCCACGCCGTCTACGCCTACGAGCGGGCGGGCGGCTGGCGGCGCATGGTCTCCCTGAGGATGCCCGAACGGCGCGACGCGCTGGGCGGACCTCCGACGACGGCCCACGAGTTCGCCTGA
- the corA gene encoding magnesium/cobalt transporter CorA, which translates to MIVDWAIYRAGRRTEGPEDLSDALDTARAEGDAFVWIGLNEPTEQEFDLVSSEFGLHPLAVEDALKAHQRPKLEIYDDSLFMVLKPVCYEPESDVVTAGEVMVFLGDAFVVTVRHGDSSPLAAVRRRLEADPESLRRGPTTVLYAIADATVDHYLDVATELGADLEELEAEVFSPSVGGSRNTASRIYGFKRQVMEFRRATGPLTVPLTRLAGTGATGTAVPFVNAAAHPFFRDVNDHLARVNESVEGLDRLVSDILSAHLAQMSVRQNDDMRKISAWAAMAAVPTLIAGVYGMNFDHMPELHWLWSYPAVVLGMIMLEILLYRLFKRRGWL; encoded by the coding sequence GTGATCGTCGACTGGGCCATCTACCGTGCCGGGCGCCGGACCGAAGGGCCCGAGGACCTCTCGGACGCCCTGGACACGGCACGCGCGGAGGGCGACGCGTTCGTCTGGATCGGTCTGAACGAGCCGACGGAACAGGAGTTCGACCTCGTCAGCAGTGAGTTCGGGCTGCATCCGCTGGCGGTGGAGGACGCGCTGAAGGCGCACCAGCGGCCCAAACTGGAGATCTACGACGACTCGCTGTTCATGGTCCTGAAGCCGGTCTGCTACGAGCCGGAGAGTGATGTCGTCACCGCCGGTGAGGTCATGGTCTTCCTCGGGGACGCCTTCGTGGTGACCGTCCGTCACGGCGACAGCTCACCGCTCGCGGCCGTCCGGCGCCGCCTGGAGGCGGACCCCGAGTCGCTGCGGCGCGGCCCGACGACGGTGCTCTACGCGATCGCGGACGCGACGGTGGACCACTACCTGGACGTGGCGACCGAGCTGGGCGCGGACCTGGAGGAGCTGGAGGCGGAGGTCTTCTCCCCCTCGGTCGGGGGCTCGCGGAACACCGCGTCGAGGATCTACGGTTTCAAGCGGCAGGTCATGGAGTTCCGCCGGGCGACGGGTCCGCTGACCGTTCCCCTGACCCGGCTCGCCGGGACCGGCGCGACCGGCACCGCGGTGCCGTTCGTGAACGCCGCGGCGCACCCCTTCTTCCGGGACGTCAACGACCATCTGGCCCGGGTGAACGAGTCGGTGGAGGGGCTGGACCGGCTGGTGTCGGACATCCTGTCGGCCCATCTCGCGCAGATGAGCGTGCGGCAGAACGACGACATGCGGAAGATCTCGGCGTGGGCGGCGATGGCCGCGGTCCCCACGCTGATCGCGGGGGTCTACGGCATGAACTTCGACCACATGCCGGAGCTGCACTGGCTGTGGTCGTACCCGGCGGTGGTACTGGGGATGATCATGCTGGAGATCCTGCTGTACCGGCTCTTCAAGCGGCGGGGCTGGCTGTAG
- a CDS encoding histidine phosphatase family protein: MPTLILVRHGRSTANTAGLLAGWTPGVALDERGAQQAAALPGRLAALPLSEVVTSPLQRCQETLQPLLDARPELRAHTDDRIGEAHYGDWSGRKLAELKDEPLMEVVQAHPSAAAFPGGESMRAMQTRAAEAVREWNARVERDHGSDAVYLMCSHGDIIKSLVADALGLHLDLFQRISVEPCSITAIRYTRLRPFLVRLGDTGDLASLAPREEPPSGDAPVGGGAGAP, encoded by the coding sequence ATGCCCACCCTGATCCTCGTCCGGCACGGACGCTCGACCGCCAACACCGCGGGTCTGCTCGCCGGCTGGACCCCCGGCGTCGCCCTCGACGAGCGCGGGGCCCAGCAGGCCGCGGCGCTGCCGGGACGGCTCGCCGCGCTGCCGCTCTCCGAAGTCGTCACCAGCCCCCTGCAGCGCTGCCAGGAGACCCTGCAGCCGCTGCTCGACGCCCGGCCCGAGCTGCGCGCGCACACCGACGACCGGATCGGCGAAGCGCACTACGGCGACTGGTCGGGCCGCAAGCTCGCCGAGCTCAAGGACGAACCGCTCATGGAGGTCGTCCAGGCCCACCCGTCCGCGGCCGCCTTCCCCGGCGGCGAGTCGATGCGGGCCATGCAGACCCGCGCCGCCGAGGCGGTCCGCGAGTGGAACGCCCGCGTCGAGCGCGACCACGGCAGCGACGCCGTCTACCTCATGTGTTCGCACGGCGACATCATCAAGTCCCTCGTCGCCGACGCACTCGGACTTCACCTGGATCTCTTCCAGCGGATCTCCGTGGAACCCTGTTCCATCACCGCGATCCGCTACACACGACTGCGTCCCTTCCTCGTCCGTCTCGGAGACACCGGCGACCTCGCCTCCCTGGCGCCGCGCGAGGAACCCCCGAGCGGCGACGCCCCGGTCGGGGGCGGTGCGGGCGCACCGTGA
- a CDS encoding DUF3090 domain-containing protein, giving the protein MSRQVFLYDPPDRFVAGTVGLPGRRTFFLQASSGPRVTSVALEKTQVAALAERMDELLDEVVRRTGGIAPVPAVASAEVSDTAPLDTPVEEEFRVGTMALAWDGDEQRMIVEAQALVELDADSDEDLAEAEERLLQDEENGPPMLRVRLTGAQARAFAKRALDVVNAGRPPCPLCSLPLDPEGHVCPRQNGYRRGA; this is encoded by the coding sequence GTGTCCCGTCAGGTGTTCCTCTACGACCCCCCGGACCGTTTCGTGGCCGGTACGGTCGGGTTGCCCGGGCGCCGTACCTTCTTCCTGCAGGCCTCGTCGGGCCCCCGGGTGACCAGCGTGGCGCTGGAGAAGACCCAGGTCGCCGCACTCGCCGAACGCATGGACGAGCTGCTCGACGAGGTCGTGCGGCGCACCGGCGGCATCGCCCCGGTCCCGGCCGTGGCCTCGGCCGAGGTGTCCGACACCGCCCCTCTCGACACGCCCGTCGAGGAGGAGTTCCGGGTCGGCACCATGGCGCTGGCCTGGGACGGTGACGAGCAGCGCATGATCGTCGAGGCGCAGGCCCTGGTGGAACTCGACGCGGACTCCGACGAGGACCTCGCCGAGGCCGAGGAGCGACTGCTCCAGGACGAGGAGAACGGCCCGCCGATGCTCCGCGTCCGGCTCACCGGCGCGCAGGCCAGGGCCTTCGCCAAGCGCGCCCTCGACGTCGTCAACGCGGGCCGGCCGCCCTGCCCGCTGTGCAGCCTCCCGCTCGACCCGGAAGGACACGTATGTCCGCGACAGAACGGATACCGCCGCGGAGCGTGA
- a CDS encoding SCO1664 family protein translates to MSATERIPPRSVTTAELLAQGELKVRGQIREASNAVLYCSVSYEGRDAFCVYKPVAGERPLWDFPDGTLAQREVAAYEVSEATGWGLVPTTVLRDGPYGQGMCQLWVEASPEDDGTGLLALVDDEEPAEGWKAIGLAEVGEGRTALLVHADDTRLRRLAVLDAVINNADRKGGHLLPTGEGRLYGIDHGVTFNADNKLRTLLWGWAGEPLTPEAVDVLASLREGLAPGAPLATRLAELITTAEIDATRARVGAMLSSGKHPEPSGEWPAIPWPPV, encoded by the coding sequence ATGTCCGCGACAGAACGGATACCGCCGCGGAGCGTGACCACGGCCGAGCTGCTCGCCCAGGGCGAGCTGAAGGTGCGCGGACAGATCCGTGAGGCCTCGAACGCGGTGCTGTACTGCTCCGTCTCGTACGAGGGCCGCGACGCGTTCTGCGTCTACAAGCCGGTCGCCGGAGAGCGCCCCCTGTGGGACTTCCCGGACGGCACGCTGGCGCAGCGCGAGGTCGCCGCGTACGAGGTCTCCGAGGCGACCGGGTGGGGGCTGGTGCCGACCACCGTGCTGCGCGACGGACCCTACGGCCAGGGCATGTGCCAGCTGTGGGTCGAGGCGTCCCCCGAGGACGACGGCACGGGCCTGCTCGCCCTGGTGGACGACGAGGAGCCGGCCGAGGGCTGGAAGGCCATCGGTCTCGCCGAGGTGGGCGAGGGCCGCACGGCACTGCTGGTGCACGCCGACGACACCCGGCTGCGCCGGCTCGCCGTCCTCGACGCCGTGATCAACAACGCCGACCGCAAGGGCGGCCATCTGCTGCCCACCGGAGAGGGCCGGCTGTACGGCATCGACCACGGGGTCACCTTCAACGCGGACAACAAGCTGCGCACGCTGCTGTGGGGCTGGGCCGGGGAACCGCTGACCCCGGAGGCGGTCGACGTCCTCGCCTCGCTGCGGGAGGGCCTGGCGCCCGGCGCCCCGCTCGCCACCCGGCTGGCCGAACTCATCACGACCGCCGAGATCGACGCCACGCGCGCCCGCGTCGGGGCGATGCTCTCCTCGGGGAAGCATCCCGAGCCGAGCGGGGAGTGGCCGGCGATCCCCTGGCCGCCGGTCTGA